The Achromobacter pestifer genome includes a region encoding these proteins:
- a CDS encoding MaoC family dehydratase — translation MPNTGFDPTSHQMCEQRYFDDFKIGERFVLPSRTMTDALFAAFQLASGDNHPIHYDIEYCRANGMPHMLAHGFQVAIQTAAGAGLFPHMTEASMKGFIEQSSRFLGPVYVGDTLYSSLEIVELKPGRSTGTVRMATRVVNQRGETVMDGTQTYLLKKRPTE, via the coding sequence ATGCCGAACACAGGCTTCGACCCCACTTCGCACCAGATGTGCGAGCAACGCTATTTCGACGATTTCAAGATTGGCGAACGCTTTGTCCTGCCCTCGCGCACGATGACCGACGCCCTGTTCGCCGCGTTCCAGCTGGCCAGCGGCGACAACCACCCCATTCACTACGACATCGAGTACTGCCGCGCCAACGGCATGCCGCACATGCTGGCCCACGGCTTCCAGGTGGCGATCCAGACAGCTGCGGGCGCTGGGCTGTTTCCGCACATGACCGAAGCGTCGATGAAGGGCTTTATTGAGCAAAGCTCGCGCTTCCTCGGCCCCGTCTATGTGGGCGACACCCTGTACAGCTCGCTGGAAATCGTGGAACTCAAGCCCGGCCGCAGCACCGGCACTGTCCGCATGGCGACCCGCGTGGTGAACCAGCGCGGCGAAACCGTGATGGATGGAACCCAGACCTATTTGCTGAAGAAACGTCCGACCGAATAA
- a CDS encoding alpha-hydroxy acid oxidase: protein MSRLDRCLSVRDFEREARRIMPRCVEGYVCGGTEDGASLSESVRALGDVGLRPRGLRVVDQRSSGVELYGQRYAMPVGFAPTGFAAIVMHECDLALAQAAQQAEIPFIISGASSVPLERLQQATGKRCWYQAYLPGNTERIAKLLARLRQAEIPVLVVTIDTCVGANRENLQKLSFTVPFKLSPSVMLDGMRHPRWSFNVFLRTLLGSGVPRFSNLYEDIGPPITQDPPNGFRGERDKLSWEHIRWIRENWPGKLVLKGVMHPDDARLACAAGADGVIVSNHGGRQLDGCISPLQALPDVVAAVPPAFPVMVDGGFRRGSDVLKAVALGARMVFTGRPQLFGAAVAGSAGIRKVADIFRSEISTNMALLGCATLADLTPDLIAPLRPARAA, encoded by the coding sequence ATGAGCCGTCTGGACCGCTGCCTGTCCGTGCGCGACTTCGAACGCGAGGCGCGGCGCATCATGCCGCGCTGCGTCGAAGGCTACGTCTGCGGCGGCACCGAGGACGGCGCCTCGCTCTCCGAGAGCGTGCGCGCGCTGGGCGACGTCGGCTTGCGGCCGCGCGGCCTGCGCGTGGTGGACCAGCGCAGCAGCGGGGTCGAACTCTACGGCCAGCGTTACGCCATGCCGGTGGGGTTCGCGCCTACCGGGTTCGCCGCCATCGTCATGCATGAGTGCGACCTGGCGCTGGCGCAGGCCGCCCAGCAGGCCGAGATTCCGTTCATCATCAGCGGCGCTTCCAGCGTGCCGCTGGAACGCTTGCAGCAAGCCACGGGCAAGCGCTGCTGGTATCAGGCCTATCTGCCCGGCAATACCGAGCGCATCGCCAAGCTGCTGGCGCGGCTGCGACAGGCCGAGATCCCGGTGCTGGTGGTGACCATAGACACCTGCGTCGGCGCCAACCGCGAGAACTTGCAGAAGCTCTCGTTCACCGTGCCCTTCAAGCTCAGTCCCAGCGTCATGCTGGATGGCATGCGCCACCCGCGCTGGAGCTTCAATGTCTTCCTGCGCACGCTGCTGGGCAGCGGCGTGCCCCGGTTCTCGAACCTGTACGAGGACATCGGCCCCCCCATCACCCAGGACCCGCCCAACGGCTTTCGCGGCGAACGCGACAAGCTGTCGTGGGAGCACATCCGCTGGATCCGCGAGAACTGGCCGGGCAAACTGGTGCTCAAGGGTGTGATGCATCCCGACGACGCGCGCCTGGCCTGCGCGGCAGGGGCCGACGGCGTGATCGTGTCCAACCACGGCGGACGCCAGCTCGACGGCTGCATTTCGCCGCTACAGGCGCTGCCCGACGTGGTGGCCGCGGTGCCGCCCGCTTTCCCGGTCATGGTCGATGGCGGCTTTCGCCGCGGCTCCGATGTGCTCAAGGCCGTGGCCCTGGGCGCGCGCATGGTCTTCACCGGCCGGCCCCAATTGTTTGGCGCGGCCGTGGCCGGCAGCGCCGGCATCCGCAAAGTGGCGGACATATTCCGCAGCGAAATCTCGACCAACATGGCGCTGCTCGGCTGCGCGACGCTGGCCGACCTCACGCCGGACCTGATCGCGCCCTTGCGTCCGGCGCGCGCCGCCTGA
- a CDS encoding Bug family tripartite tricarboxylate transporter substrate binding protein, whose protein sequence is MKQSAARLIMAASIAAAPLAAHAAQDDYPQKPITLQLGFPPGQATDTVARMLAERAAPRLGQPVIVENKPGQGGSVLLSSFVRQPPDGYTLTIAATGAAVTNHFLYKTVNYKTPDDFTPVGQVADLPLVLVARPGMPFNDIAGLVAYAKQNPGKLNYASPGTGTSSNLAMETLKFQNGLRIEHIPYPGSARAMTDLLAGQVDIAFDTVPAVQAFVSSGKLKALAIGSEQRLKLFPQVPTMKESGFGTVPAHVWIGFLLPKGASPAVVQKLNSVFNAVLQDKEVIEKLEGLGVVAHTTTPEGFEAMLRQELPRWGGIVKQAGLEPQ, encoded by the coding sequence ATGAAGCAATCGGCAGCCCGCCTCATCATGGCCGCGAGCATCGCCGCGGCGCCGCTGGCCGCGCATGCGGCCCAGGATGACTATCCGCAAAAGCCAATCACGCTGCAGCTCGGCTTCCCGCCGGGCCAGGCCACCGACACCGTGGCCCGCATGCTGGCCGAGCGCGCCGCACCCCGACTAGGCCAGCCCGTGATCGTCGAAAACAAGCCCGGCCAGGGCGGCAGCGTGCTGCTTTCGTCATTCGTGCGCCAGCCGCCGGACGGCTATACGCTGACGATTGCCGCAACCGGGGCCGCGGTCACGAATCACTTCCTGTACAAGACGGTGAACTACAAAACCCCGGACGACTTCACCCCGGTCGGCCAGGTGGCGGATCTGCCTCTGGTGCTGGTGGCCCGCCCGGGCATGCCGTTCAACGACATAGCCGGCCTGGTTGCCTATGCCAAGCAGAACCCCGGCAAGCTGAACTACGCCAGCCCGGGCACAGGCACCTCATCCAACCTGGCGATGGAAACGCTGAAGTTCCAGAACGGACTGCGCATTGAACACATCCCGTACCCGGGTAGCGCGCGCGCCATGACCGACCTGCTGGCAGGACAGGTCGACATCGCCTTCGATACCGTGCCGGCGGTGCAGGCGTTTGTCAGTTCCGGAAAATTGAAGGCGCTGGCGATCGGTTCGGAACAGCGTCTCAAGCTGTTTCCGCAAGTGCCGACCATGAAGGAAAGCGGCTTTGGCACCGTGCCGGCCCACGTCTGGATCGGTTTCCTGCTACCCAAGGGAGCATCGCCCGCGGTGGTTCAGAAGCTGAACAGCGTATTCAATGCCGTGCTTCAGGACAAAGAGGTCATCGAGAAACTGGAGGGGCTGGGAGTCGTGGCGCACACGACCACCCCAGAAGGCTTCGAGGCCATGCTGCGCCAGGAGTTGCCGCGCTGGGGCGGCATCGTCAAGCAGGCGGGCCTGGAACCACAATAG
- a CDS encoding Bug family tripartite tricarboxylate transporter substrate binding protein, with protein MKKIYTKLAGVAAVLACIASGPAQAQAGAYPAKPVRLVVGYAPGGTTDISARMIADVLGKEFGQTFVVENKPGANSNIGAESVARSAPDGYTLFVGSISTAINQSLYSKMSYDALKDLDTVALLNVVPNILAVNASVPVKSVQEYIAYAKKNPGKLTCASPGNGSSAHLGCELFKMKTGIDILHVPYRGSGPAVADLLGGQVDSIFDNLPPLLPHVRAGKLTGLAVTTGSRVPFAPEIPTIAESGVEGFDVAAWFGLFAPAGTPPEVVQKVNAAINKALTSDAALAASYQTNGFLMPPPPNTPQAFKAFMESETRKWGEVVKATNLQIN; from the coding sequence ATGAAGAAGATCTATACCAAACTGGCCGGCGTGGCGGCGGTGCTGGCGTGCATCGCCAGCGGACCGGCGCAGGCCCAGGCCGGGGCCTATCCTGCCAAGCCGGTGCGGCTGGTCGTGGGCTATGCCCCGGGCGGCACCACCGACATCAGCGCCCGCATGATCGCCGACGTGCTGGGCAAGGAATTCGGCCAGACCTTCGTGGTGGAGAACAAGCCCGGCGCCAACAGCAACATCGGCGCCGAGTCGGTCGCCCGTTCGGCGCCCGACGGCTATACCTTGTTCGTGGGATCGATTTCCACCGCGATCAACCAGTCGCTCTACTCCAAGATGTCCTATGACGCGCTCAAGGACCTGGACACGGTCGCCCTGTTGAATGTGGTGCCCAACATCCTGGCCGTCAACGCCAGCGTGCCAGTCAAGTCGGTGCAGGAATACATCGCCTACGCCAAGAAGAATCCCGGCAAGCTGACCTGCGCCTCGCCCGGCAACGGCTCGTCCGCGCATCTGGGCTGCGAACTCTTCAAGATGAAGACCGGCATCGATATCCTGCACGTCCCGTACCGCGGCAGCGGCCCGGCCGTGGCCGACCTGCTGGGCGGCCAGGTGGACTCGATCTTCGACAACCTGCCGCCGCTGCTGCCCCACGTGCGCGCCGGCAAGCTGACCGGCCTGGCCGTTACCACCGGCAGCCGCGTGCCGTTCGCCCCGGAAATCCCCACCATCGCCGAATCCGGCGTGGAAGGCTTCGACGTGGCCGCCTGGTTCGGCCTGTTCGCGCCCGCCGGCACCCCGCCGGAAGTCGTGCAGAAGGTCAACGCCGCCATCAACAAGGCCCTGACCTCCGACGCCGCCCTGGCCGCCAGCTACCAGACCAACGGCTTCCTGATGCCTCCGCCGCCCAACACGCCGCAGGCGTTCAAGGCCTTCATGGAAAGCGAAACCCGCAAGTGGGGTGAAGTCGTCAAGGCGACCAACCTGCAGATCAACTAA
- a CDS encoding CaiB/BaiF CoA transferase family protein: MSIKPLAGIRILDFSKVLAGPICTQALQDLGAEVIKVEARDVGDDTRGWPPFRNGEGAVFHYANRGKRSIALDLRSAEGLAVVRKLVESADVIVESFGPGVAERLKIDFETLSAINPRLVYCSISGYGRSGPLAHGKGYDMILQAFVGMCSIMGEQGSGPVRAPFSPVDQGTGMQATSAILAALMQRGQTGEGCRIEASLFETGMAFLGYMFQSFWERGTEPQRFGCAHESLCPYEAYQARDKKILIGVASEALWRRLCDVLGLEGMRDDPRFENNAMRVQNRSLVAQCLNEVLAREDAAHWQDLLMENGIPGAQINTFADALNHPHTLASGILVDVDSERYGPMRTVGQPVKFNGQRSIANAPAPAHGEHTRAILDELGYADEQIEALRQRGVVKLA; this comes from the coding sequence ATGTCCATCAAACCTCTCGCGGGCATACGCATCCTGGATTTCAGCAAGGTGCTGGCGGGCCCCATCTGCACCCAGGCGTTGCAAGACCTGGGCGCCGAAGTCATCAAGGTGGAAGCGCGGGATGTCGGCGACGACACCCGCGGCTGGCCTCCCTTCCGCAATGGCGAAGGCGCGGTCTTCCACTATGCCAACCGGGGCAAGCGCAGCATCGCGCTGGACCTGAGATCCGCCGAGGGCCTGGCGGTGGTGCGCAAACTGGTTGAAAGCGCCGACGTGATCGTCGAGAGCTTCGGCCCGGGCGTGGCCGAGCGGCTGAAGATCGACTTCGAGACCTTGTCCGCCATCAATCCGCGGCTGGTGTATTGCAGTATTTCTGGCTACGGACGCAGCGGTCCGCTGGCGCACGGCAAGGGCTATGACATGATTCTGCAAGCCTTCGTCGGCATGTGCTCGATCATGGGCGAGCAGGGCAGCGGTCCGGTGCGCGCACCCTTTTCGCCGGTGGATCAGGGCACCGGCATGCAGGCCACCAGCGCCATCCTGGCCGCATTGATGCAGCGCGGCCAGACTGGCGAAGGATGCCGCATCGAGGCCTCCCTGTTCGAAACCGGCATGGCCTTTCTGGGCTACATGTTCCAAAGTTTCTGGGAGCGGGGCACCGAACCGCAGCGCTTCGGCTGCGCCCACGAATCCCTCTGCCCCTACGAGGCCTACCAGGCGCGTGACAAGAAAATCCTGATCGGCGTGGCCAGCGAAGCCTTGTGGCGGCGTTTGTGCGACGTGCTGGGCCTGGAGGGCATGCGGGACGATCCGCGCTTCGAGAACAATGCCATGCGCGTGCAGAACCGCAGCCTGGTCGCGCAATGCCTGAACGAGGTGCTGGCGAGGGAGGATGCGGCCCATTGGCAGGATTTGCTGATGGAAAACGGCATCCCGGGCGCGCAGATCAATACATTCGCCGATGCGTTGAATCACCCTCACACCCTGGCCAGCGGCATTCTGGTCGACGTGGACAGCGAGCGCTACGGTCCCATGCGCACGGTCGGACAGCCGGTCAAGTTCAATGGCCAGCGCAGTATCGCCAACGCGCCGGCGCCTGCCCATGGCGAGCATACGCGCGCCATCCTGGATGAGCTGGGATACGCCGACGAACAGATTGAAGCCCTGCGCCAGCGCGGCGTGGTCAAGCTGGCCTGA
- the fabG gene encoding 3-oxoacyl-ACP reductase FabG yields the protein MDLGLDGKVAVVTGGGSGIGAAICAQLAREGAAVVVADINGQAAQAHADDLVRAGGRAHACQVDVTDEASVLKLFERAGAEYGGVDILVNNAGFTRDMRITKMGLDDWDSVVDVILKGAFLCTREAARHFAQKNWGRVINISSRAHLGNPGQANYSAAKAGLIGFTRAMALEHGRHNVTVNAVAPGIIDTEAVRRLPHYEKIREAAQTTTPIPRIGHVNDVASVVTFLASEPAGYLTGDVIHVTGGRY from the coding sequence ATGGATTTGGGATTGGATGGGAAAGTGGCCGTCGTCACGGGCGGCGGGAGCGGCATCGGCGCCGCGATATGCGCGCAGCTGGCCCGTGAAGGCGCCGCGGTCGTCGTGGCCGACATCAACGGCCAGGCCGCCCAGGCTCACGCGGACGATCTGGTTCGCGCGGGCGGGCGGGCCCATGCCTGCCAAGTGGATGTCACTGACGAGGCTTCCGTGCTCAAGCTCTTCGAGCGCGCTGGCGCCGAGTACGGAGGCGTGGACATTCTGGTGAACAACGCCGGTTTCACGCGCGATATGCGTATCACCAAGATGGGCCTCGATGACTGGGACAGCGTGGTCGACGTCATTCTCAAGGGCGCCTTCCTGTGCACCCGCGAAGCGGCGCGGCATTTCGCCCAGAAGAACTGGGGGCGTGTCATCAACATCTCGTCGCGCGCCCACCTGGGGAATCCCGGGCAAGCCAATTATTCGGCCGCGAAGGCCGGCCTTATCGGCTTTACGCGAGCCATGGCGCTGGAGCACGGCCGCCACAACGTAACGGTCAATGCCGTGGCGCCGGGCATCATCGACACCGAGGCGGTGCGGCGGCTGCCGCACTACGAAAAAATCCGAGAGGCGGCTCAGACGACGACGCCCATCCCCCGCATCGGTCATGTGAATGACGTGGCCAGCGTCGTCACGTTCCTGGCCTCGGAGCCCGCGGGCTACCTGACCGGGGATGTCATCCATGTCACTGGCGGCCGCTACTGA